A genomic segment from Takifugu rubripes chromosome 20, fTakRub1.2, whole genome shotgun sequence encodes:
- the tjp3 gene encoding tight junction protein ZO-3 isoform X3 encodes MEELTIWEQHTITLSKDPKFGFGFAISGGKDKPNPDNGDTTLVVSDVLPNGPAMGRLFTKDQIVMVNGVSMENVYSNYTIQILKTCGKTANVTVKRPRKIQIPATTRPTRAASHSNLLEQDPPRRTRHYSDDSDNRDGPRYRPRARSNTPDRNGHGNTLPLMSSGYKRLPHQEASHQPIRTTLRKKKITDEYGLKLGSQIFIKHMTETGLAAKEGTLQEGDLILKINGMTTENLSLLETKHLVEKSRGKLTMMVLRDDRKFLVSIPEVADSAPNSEEDHRRNSSSELEEISDIDEDVPPQRTSRPPHREKRTRRTRAEPPPAKSRDSSPVRSTLSRPPPRTYAPRRPPSESESDRSASPAPVRRPSPDVRDHSSKYKSLSGVSTLPNPRSSPVVPTWSTSRPTSSASRPRKPVSESDSDRSVTPPPHADSRYKVLPDLPQAGMRNSPITVRSDPPRRVNSPVRVPPPDSESESDENPVSVQRHSTSYSQDPLSRYRVLPEVAVEPPRWSADGVAAGAPPQKVRSESDSGASYASVPRRSSTESTDSRKATTRYRVLPEAKPLPVEAKPQPPRRAPSPMRPPPPDDSSDSDQLAPLRRSGSSEREENHRSAPRVAMGAGRSGISVKSNPPVYSKPAEEPIYSLPPDSYPSANPGYSSDVHTVSFVKEDSVGLRLVGGNDVGIFVGGVQPNSPAYDQGMKEGDQIMQVNNVDFGHFTREEAANFLLNVKKGEQVQIRTQHKMDIYKKIIKSNLADNFYIRTHFDHDADSPIGLSFTRGEVFRVVDTMHRGKLGKWLAVRMGNDLHEMDKGIIPNQTRAETFARLEQTQRGSGERQVSGPRAEFWKLRGLRGNKKNEKYVRRSRDDLLQLTIQGKFPAYERVLLREANFKRPIVIMGPLNDIAMEKLAREMPDEYEAAEMVPRSGADSSSTVIKLDTVRRIAEKDKHPLLDITPTAVERLNYIQYHPMVLFLDPHSRKDVKAMRQRYSPNSSKSSRRLYSQALKLRKHCSHLFSARIDLQPGSHAWYESLKDKIRHQQTKPVWVSEVTLETGGEQDLDALDQTQSDYLSAASDLEDTDGEAFTDGEAYTDNEDLEEAYPGHNAPNPSRGPRMAGAALARSSEPASGRRSPPLDSVHREIPPLMHVPEPRAPRRESYSPAHSDAEEEEEELAHRSFTDSDFSALDVIPPTTPSDGPPDFIAPDPSLRYAERPESPQHASLAAIEEKLQQTRSADTQAEPAERKAPQFIVLAHHQEAIQFRRTQIRGSDSSDDDEEEADDIEWGPATEL; translated from the exons CACCAAAGACCAGATTGTGATGGTCAACGGCGTCTCCATGGAGAACGTTTACTCCAACTACACCATTCAGATCCTTAAGACCTGCGGCAAAACCGCTAACGTG ACTGTGAAACGCCCTCGCAAGATCCAGATCCCGGCGACCACCAGGCCGACTCGAGCCGCCTCCCACTCCAACCTGCTGGAGCAGGACCCGCCCAGACGAACGCGGCACTACTCCGACGACAGCGACAACCGGGACGGCCCCCGCTACCGTCCCCGCGCCCGCAGCAACACGCCGGACCGCAACGGGCACGGAAACACGCTGCCGTTGATGTCGTCGGGGTACAAGAGGCTGCCCCATCAGGAGGCCTCCCATCAGCCCATCAGAACCACactgaggaaaaagaagatCACTGATG AGTACGGACTGAAGCTGGGCAGCCAGATCTTCATCAAGCACATGACGGAAACTGGGCTGGCTGCCAAGGAGGGAACTCTGCAGGAAGGAGACCTGATTCTGAAG ATCAATGGCATGACGACGGAGAACCTCTCCCTGCTGGAGACCAAACATCTGGTGGAAAAGAGCCGGGGCAAGCTGACCATGATGGTCCTCAGGGACGACCGCAAGTTCCTGGTCAGCATCCCAGAGGTGGCGGACAGCGCCCCCAACAGCGAGGAGGACCACCGCCGCAACAGCAGCTCCGAACTAGAGG aAATTTCTGACATTGACGAGGACGTCCCGCCTCAGAGGACGTCCCGGCCACCCCACAGAGAGAAACGCACGCGCAG AACAAGAGCCGAACCTCCTCCAGCCAAGTCTCGGGATTCCTCACCAGTGCGCTCCACGCTGAGCCGACCTCCCCCCAGAACCTACGCACCTCGCAGAC CTCCGTCTGAGTCCGAGTCCGACCGCAGCGCCTCCCCGGCACCCGTCAGGAGACCCAGTCCAGATGTGAGGGATCACTCCAGCAAATACAA GTCTCTGTCCGGCGTGTCCACGCTGCCAAACCCTCGGTCCTCACCTGTAGTCCCCACCTGGTCCACGTCGCGACCCACCTCCTCCGCCTCGCGACCTCGCAAGCCGGTGTCGGAGTCGGATTCCGACCGCagtgtcacccccccaccccacgcAGACAGCAGATACAA ggttCTGCCTGATCTGCCCCAGGCCGGAATGAGGAACTCCCCCATCACCGTGCGTTCCGACCCACCGAGGAGGGTCAACTCTCCCGTCAGAGTCCCGCCTCCAG ACTCCGAGTCGGAGTCAGACGAGAACCCGGTGTCTGTTCAGAGGCACAGCACCAGCTACAGCCAGGACCCCCTCAgcagatacag AGTGCTGCCGGAGGTCGCCGTGGAGCCTCCGCGATGGAGCGCCGATGGCGTCGCCGCTGGCGCCCCCCCTCAGAAAG TTCGTTCCGAGTCAGACTCGGGGGCCAGCTACGCGTCCGTTCCCCGCAGGAGCTCCACCGAGAGCACCGACTCCAGAAAAGCCACAACCAGATAcag AGTCCTGCCTGAGGCCAAACCCCTACCGGTTGAAGCCAAGCCCCAGCCGCCACGTCGAGCCCCGTCTCCCATGAGACCGCCACCTCCCGACG ATTCTTCCGACTCGGACCAGCTGGCACCTCTCAGGAGGTCTGGGAGTTCTGAGCGTGAGGAGAACCACCGCAG TGCCCCGCGCGTTGCTATGGGAGCAGGTCGCTCTGGGATTTCGGTGAAGAGCAACCCACCTGTCTACT CCAAACCTGCAGAGGAGCCCATCTACTCCCTGCCCCCAGACTCTTACCCATCAGCTAATCCAGG GTACAGCTCAGACGTGCACACCGTGTCGTTTGTGAAGGAGGACAGCGTCGGCCTGAGGCTGGTGGGAGGAAACGACGTGGGTATATTTGTCGGGGGGGTCCAGCCAAACAGTCCGGCGTACGATCAGGGGATGAAAGAGGGAGACCAGATCATGCAG GTAAATAACGTAGATTTTGGTCATTTCACGAGAGAGGAGGCCGCCAACTTCCTCCTGAACGTCAAAAAGGGGGAGCAGGTTCAGATCAGGACTCAGCACAAGATGGACA TTTATAAGAAGATCATAAAGTCCAACCTGGCCGATAACTTCTACATCCGCACCCACTTTGACCATGATGCCGACAGCCCCATCGGCCTGAGCTTCACCAGAGGAGAGGTGTTCAGGGTGGTGGACACCATGCACCGCGGGAAGCTGGGTAAATGGCTGGCCGTCCGCATGGGGAACGACCTGCATGAGATGGACAAGGGCATCATCCCCAACCAGACCAG GGCTGAAACCTTCGCCAGGTTAGAGCAGACACAGAGGGGGAGCGGGGAGAGGCAGGTGTCGGGGCCGAGAGCCGAGTTCTGGAAGCTACGGGGCCTCAGAGGGAACAAGAAGAACGAAAAGTACGTGCGCAGGTCTCGCGACgacctgctgcagctcaccATCCAGGGCAAATTCCCAGCCTATGAGAGGGTCCTGCTCCGAGAAG CTAATTTCAAGCGGCCCATTGTCATCATGGGTCCTCTCAATGACATCGCCATGGAGAAACTGGCCAGAGAGATGCCCGACGAGTACGAAGCGGCAG AGATGGTTCCTCGCAGcggagcagacagcagctccacGGTCATTAAACTGGACACCGTGAGGAGGATCGCAGAGAAG GACAAGCACCCTCTGCTGGACATCACGCCCACTGCAGTGGAGAGGCTGAACTACATCCAGTACCACCCCATGGTTCTGTTCTTGGACCCTCACAGCCGTAAGGACGTCAAGGCCATGAGACAGCGCTACAGCCCCAACTCCAGCAAGAGCTCCAGGCGCCTGTACTCACAAGCACTCAAACTGAGGAAACACTGCAGCCACCTCTTCTCTG CACGCATCGACTTGCAGCCCGGCTCGCACGCTTGGTACGAGAGTCTGAAAGATAAGATCCGCCACCAGCAGACCAAACCGGTGTGGGTGTCCGAAGTGACG TTGGAGACCGGTGGAGAACAGGACTTGGATGCTCTGGACCAGACCCAGTCAGACTACCTCAGCGCCGCCAGCGACCTGGAGGACACCGACGGCGAGGCTTTCACCGACGGCGAGGCCTACACCGACAacgaggacctggaggaggctTATCCTGGTCACAACGCTCCAAATCCCAGCAGAGGCCCCAGGATGGCCGGAGCCGCTTTAGCGCGATCTTCTGAGCCTGCGTCCGGGCGCCGCAGCCCACCGCTGGATTCAGTGCACAGGGAAATCCCGCCGCTCATGCACGTACCCGAGCCCAGGGCACCCCGGCGGGAGAGTTACAGCCCGGCTCACTCTGAtgccgaggaggaggaagaggagctggctCATCGCAGCTTTACGGACTCAGATTTTAGTGCTCTGGATGTGATACCGCCCACCACTCCATCGGACGGACCCCCCGACTTTATAGCCCCTGACCCGTCGCTACGGTACGCCGAGAGGCCTGAGAGCCCGCAACATGCCAGCCTGGCCGCCATCGAGGAGAAACTACAACAG ACTCgttctgcagacacacaggcagagccCGCAGAAAGGAAAGCTCCTCAGTTCATCGT ACTGGCACATCACCAGGAAGCCATCCAGTTCAGACGCACGCAGATCCGAGGCAGCGACAGCTCCGATGATGACGAGGAGGAAGCGGACGACATCGAATGGGGTCCTGCGACTGAACtgtag
- the tjp3 gene encoding tight junction protein ZO-3 isoform X1, with protein sequence MNLKQRMKLLKHFGSLPSEPPPPLLVVPRANMEELTIWEQHTITLSKDPKFGFGFAISGGKDKPNPDNGDTTLVVSDVLPNGPAMGRLFTKDQIVMVNGVSMENVYSNYTIQILKTCGKTANVTVKRPRKIQIPATTRPTRAASHSNLLEQDPPRRTRHYSDDSDNRDGPRYRPRARSNTPDRNGHGNTLPLMSSGYKRLPHQEASHQPIRTTLRKKKITDEYGLKLGSQIFIKHMTETGLAAKEGTLQEGDLILKINGMTTENLSLLETKHLVEKSRGKLTMMVLRDDRKFLVSIPEVADSAPNSEEDHRRNSSSELEEISDIDEDVPPQRTSRPPHREKRTRRTRAEPPPAKSRDSSPVRSTLSRPPPRTYAPRRPPSESESDRSASPAPVRRPSPDVRDHSSKYKSLSGVSTLPNPRSSPVVPTWSTSRPTSSASRPRKPVSESDSDRSVTPPPHADSRYKVLPDLPQAGMRNSPITVRSDPPRRVNSPVRVPPPDSESESDENPVSVQRHSTSYSQDPLSRYRVLPEVAVEPPRWSADGVAAGAPPQKVRSESDSGASYASVPRRSSTESTDSRKATTRYRVLPEAKPLPVEAKPQPPRRAPSPMRPPPPDDSSDSDQLAPLRRSGSSEREENHRSAPRVAMGAGRSGISVKSNPPVYSKPAEEPIYSLPPDSYPSANPGYSSDVHTVSFVKEDSVGLRLVGGNDVGIFVGGVQPNSPAYDQGMKEGDQIMQVNNVDFGHFTREEAANFLLNVKKGEQVQIRTQHKMDIYKKIIKSNLADNFYIRTHFDHDADSPIGLSFTRGEVFRVVDTMHRGKLGKWLAVRMGNDLHEMDKGIIPNQTRAETFARLEQTQRGSGERQVSGPRAEFWKLRGLRGNKKNEKYVRRSRDDLLQLTIQGKFPAYERVLLREANFKRPIVIMGPLNDIAMEKLAREMPDEYEAAEMVPRSGADSSSTVIKLDTVRRIAEKDKHPLLDITPTAVERLNYIQYHPMVLFLDPHSRKDVKAMRQRYSPNSSKSSRRLYSQALKLRKHCSHLFSARIDLQPGSHAWYESLKDKIRHQQTKPVWVSEVTLETGGEQDLDALDQTQSDYLSAASDLEDTDGEAFTDGEAYTDNEDLEEAYPGHNAPNPSRGPRMAGAALARSSEPASGRRSPPLDSVHREIPPLMHVPEPRAPRRESYSPAHSDAEEEEEELAHRSFTDSDFSALDVIPPTTPSDGPPDFIAPDPSLRYAERPESPQHASLAAIEEKLQQTRSADTQAEPAERKAPQFIVLAHHQEAIQFRRTQIRGSDSSDDDEEEADDIEWGPATEL encoded by the exons CACCAAAGACCAGATTGTGATGGTCAACGGCGTCTCCATGGAGAACGTTTACTCCAACTACACCATTCAGATCCTTAAGACCTGCGGCAAAACCGCTAACGTG ACTGTGAAACGCCCTCGCAAGATCCAGATCCCGGCGACCACCAGGCCGACTCGAGCCGCCTCCCACTCCAACCTGCTGGAGCAGGACCCGCCCAGACGAACGCGGCACTACTCCGACGACAGCGACAACCGGGACGGCCCCCGCTACCGTCCCCGCGCCCGCAGCAACACGCCGGACCGCAACGGGCACGGAAACACGCTGCCGTTGATGTCGTCGGGGTACAAGAGGCTGCCCCATCAGGAGGCCTCCCATCAGCCCATCAGAACCACactgaggaaaaagaagatCACTGATG AGTACGGACTGAAGCTGGGCAGCCAGATCTTCATCAAGCACATGACGGAAACTGGGCTGGCTGCCAAGGAGGGAACTCTGCAGGAAGGAGACCTGATTCTGAAG ATCAATGGCATGACGACGGAGAACCTCTCCCTGCTGGAGACCAAACATCTGGTGGAAAAGAGCCGGGGCAAGCTGACCATGATGGTCCTCAGGGACGACCGCAAGTTCCTGGTCAGCATCCCAGAGGTGGCGGACAGCGCCCCCAACAGCGAGGAGGACCACCGCCGCAACAGCAGCTCCGAACTAGAGG aAATTTCTGACATTGACGAGGACGTCCCGCCTCAGAGGACGTCCCGGCCACCCCACAGAGAGAAACGCACGCGCAG AACAAGAGCCGAACCTCCTCCAGCCAAGTCTCGGGATTCCTCACCAGTGCGCTCCACGCTGAGCCGACCTCCCCCCAGAACCTACGCACCTCGCAGAC CTCCGTCTGAGTCCGAGTCCGACCGCAGCGCCTCCCCGGCACCCGTCAGGAGACCCAGTCCAGATGTGAGGGATCACTCCAGCAAATACAA GTCTCTGTCCGGCGTGTCCACGCTGCCAAACCCTCGGTCCTCACCTGTAGTCCCCACCTGGTCCACGTCGCGACCCACCTCCTCCGCCTCGCGACCTCGCAAGCCGGTGTCGGAGTCGGATTCCGACCGCagtgtcacccccccaccccacgcAGACAGCAGATACAA ggttCTGCCTGATCTGCCCCAGGCCGGAATGAGGAACTCCCCCATCACCGTGCGTTCCGACCCACCGAGGAGGGTCAACTCTCCCGTCAGAGTCCCGCCTCCAG ACTCCGAGTCGGAGTCAGACGAGAACCCGGTGTCTGTTCAGAGGCACAGCACCAGCTACAGCCAGGACCCCCTCAgcagatacag AGTGCTGCCGGAGGTCGCCGTGGAGCCTCCGCGATGGAGCGCCGATGGCGTCGCCGCTGGCGCCCCCCCTCAGAAAG TTCGTTCCGAGTCAGACTCGGGGGCCAGCTACGCGTCCGTTCCCCGCAGGAGCTCCACCGAGAGCACCGACTCCAGAAAAGCCACAACCAGATAcag AGTCCTGCCTGAGGCCAAACCCCTACCGGTTGAAGCCAAGCCCCAGCCGCCACGTCGAGCCCCGTCTCCCATGAGACCGCCACCTCCCGACG ATTCTTCCGACTCGGACCAGCTGGCACCTCTCAGGAGGTCTGGGAGTTCTGAGCGTGAGGAGAACCACCGCAG TGCCCCGCGCGTTGCTATGGGAGCAGGTCGCTCTGGGATTTCGGTGAAGAGCAACCCACCTGTCTACT CCAAACCTGCAGAGGAGCCCATCTACTCCCTGCCCCCAGACTCTTACCCATCAGCTAATCCAGG GTACAGCTCAGACGTGCACACCGTGTCGTTTGTGAAGGAGGACAGCGTCGGCCTGAGGCTGGTGGGAGGAAACGACGTGGGTATATTTGTCGGGGGGGTCCAGCCAAACAGTCCGGCGTACGATCAGGGGATGAAAGAGGGAGACCAGATCATGCAG GTAAATAACGTAGATTTTGGTCATTTCACGAGAGAGGAGGCCGCCAACTTCCTCCTGAACGTCAAAAAGGGGGAGCAGGTTCAGATCAGGACTCAGCACAAGATGGACA TTTATAAGAAGATCATAAAGTCCAACCTGGCCGATAACTTCTACATCCGCACCCACTTTGACCATGATGCCGACAGCCCCATCGGCCTGAGCTTCACCAGAGGAGAGGTGTTCAGGGTGGTGGACACCATGCACCGCGGGAAGCTGGGTAAATGGCTGGCCGTCCGCATGGGGAACGACCTGCATGAGATGGACAAGGGCATCATCCCCAACCAGACCAG GGCTGAAACCTTCGCCAGGTTAGAGCAGACACAGAGGGGGAGCGGGGAGAGGCAGGTGTCGGGGCCGAGAGCCGAGTTCTGGAAGCTACGGGGCCTCAGAGGGAACAAGAAGAACGAAAAGTACGTGCGCAGGTCTCGCGACgacctgctgcagctcaccATCCAGGGCAAATTCCCAGCCTATGAGAGGGTCCTGCTCCGAGAAG CTAATTTCAAGCGGCCCATTGTCATCATGGGTCCTCTCAATGACATCGCCATGGAGAAACTGGCCAGAGAGATGCCCGACGAGTACGAAGCGGCAG AGATGGTTCCTCGCAGcggagcagacagcagctccacGGTCATTAAACTGGACACCGTGAGGAGGATCGCAGAGAAG GACAAGCACCCTCTGCTGGACATCACGCCCACTGCAGTGGAGAGGCTGAACTACATCCAGTACCACCCCATGGTTCTGTTCTTGGACCCTCACAGCCGTAAGGACGTCAAGGCCATGAGACAGCGCTACAGCCCCAACTCCAGCAAGAGCTCCAGGCGCCTGTACTCACAAGCACTCAAACTGAGGAAACACTGCAGCCACCTCTTCTCTG CACGCATCGACTTGCAGCCCGGCTCGCACGCTTGGTACGAGAGTCTGAAAGATAAGATCCGCCACCAGCAGACCAAACCGGTGTGGGTGTCCGAAGTGACG TTGGAGACCGGTGGAGAACAGGACTTGGATGCTCTGGACCAGACCCAGTCAGACTACCTCAGCGCCGCCAGCGACCTGGAGGACACCGACGGCGAGGCTTTCACCGACGGCGAGGCCTACACCGACAacgaggacctggaggaggctTATCCTGGTCACAACGCTCCAAATCCCAGCAGAGGCCCCAGGATGGCCGGAGCCGCTTTAGCGCGATCTTCTGAGCCTGCGTCCGGGCGCCGCAGCCCACCGCTGGATTCAGTGCACAGGGAAATCCCGCCGCTCATGCACGTACCCGAGCCCAGGGCACCCCGGCGGGAGAGTTACAGCCCGGCTCACTCTGAtgccgaggaggaggaagaggagctggctCATCGCAGCTTTACGGACTCAGATTTTAGTGCTCTGGATGTGATACCGCCCACCACTCCATCGGACGGACCCCCCGACTTTATAGCCCCTGACCCGTCGCTACGGTACGCCGAGAGGCCTGAGAGCCCGCAACATGCCAGCCTGGCCGCCATCGAGGAGAAACTACAACAG ACTCgttctgcagacacacaggcagagccCGCAGAAAGGAAAGCTCCTCAGTTCATCGT ACTGGCACATCACCAGGAAGCCATCCAGTTCAGACGCACGCAGATCCGAGGCAGCGACAGCTCCGATGATGACGAGGAGGAAGCGGACGACATCGAATGGGGTCCTGCGACTGAACtgtag